The segment TCGTGGCCCAGGCCGCGGCCGCCCGACGGTGCCCGCTGATCGGGCCCTTGAGTGGACAGCCGAAATCTAGCTATATAGAGTTTGGGCATGACGCGTTCCCGGCGCCCTTCGGCGCAGACGGTCGCGGTGCTGCTCGCGCTCGCGGAAGAGCCCTCCGCCTGGCGCTACGGCTACGAGCTGTGCCAGCAGGTGGGGCTCAAGGCCGGCTCGATGTACCCGATCCTCATCCGCCTTGCCGACCGCGGCCTGCTCGACACCACCTGGGAGACCTCCCCGCCGCCCGGCCGCCCGCCCCGCCACCTCTACCGGCTGACCGGGCCTGGCCTCGACCTCGCCGCGGAGCTGGCCGCGGAGACGCCCGAGCCGCGCGCCCAGCCCCGCACCCTCCGCCTCCGCCCCGAAGGCGCGTGACCGGCGGATCGGCGCTTGAGCATTGTCCCGAAACCCGCGCGACACGCCGTGCGGAGCGCGGTTTTCGGGACAACGATCATGCTCGACGGGGCCAGCCGGCGGAGGCCGAGCGGCTCGCAATGACGCCACGATGACGGGCCGGTGCGACGCTGCCCGCGGTCGCTCGAACGGGCGGCCGTCGGTCCGGAGGGGAGCGTCATGAGAGCACGCGCGAGGGCGGCACTGTGGGTGGTCGCTGGTCTGATCGCGGCCGGTACCGCGTCGGCGGTCGGTGCGCCGGCGCAGGCGGTGGACGTCTGCGACGTCGACTTCGGCCTGTACATCGCGGGCACGGAAAGCGCCGACTACCTTGTCGGCACCAGCGGCCCGGACCTGATCCGCGGCTACGGCGGCGACGACGTCATCGAGGGGGGCGGCGGCAACGACACGATCATCGGCGGGCCCGGCAACGACCTGCTGATCGGCGGGCCCTGCGACGACACCATCAAGGGCAACGAGGACAACGACCAGCTCGTCGGCTTCGACGGTGACGACGAGATCAACGGCAACCTCGGCGACGACCTGATTCTCGGCGGGCCCGGCGCCGACACGATCGACGGCGGGCAGGGCAACGACGAGTGCTCGGACGAGCCGTCCACCGACGTCAGCTACATCATCTACCTGATCAACTACGTGCCGACCTATCCATGCTGAGCCGGGCGGCCGGCGACAGCCGGCCTGCCCCGGTGAGCCGGGGCCGCCCACCCGACTGCCGTCCGACGACGTCGCGGCGGAGGCCCGCCCGGCGCGCAGGATCGTCGCCGTCGGCACCGGGGCGTCGATCGAGCGCATCGCGCCGGCCCACCGCGCGAACGCCCGCTGCGCCTCGCCGTGCCGCCCGGCCACGCGCAGCACCTCGACAAGCGCGCGGTGTGCCGGCTCGTCGTACGGGTCGGCCACCAGCAGGCGCACAAGCGTCGTCGCCGCCTGGTCCAGGTCGCCCGCCCGGCGGCACAGCTCGGCAAGCTCGCGCAGCGCGCGCAGCCACACCGCGCGGGCCTCCTCGCGCAGGCCGTCCGCCCACGTCTCGTACGGCTCGTCGTCGAACGCGTCGCCGCGGTAGGCCGCGTCCACCTCCGCGAGGATCTCGCGGGCCCGCTCGGCGTGCCCCTCGCGGGCCAGGCGCAGGCCGTGCGCGGCGTCGCGGAGCAGGTCCTCCACGTCGAGGGTCACCCGCCCGACGTCGAAGCAGACCCCGGCGGGATCGGCGCGCAGGTAGTGGTCCGCCGGCCGCTGCCGGCTCGGGTCGAGCACGTTGCGGACCGCGGACAGCAGTACCGACAGCCGGTGTGCCGTCCGTGCCGCGTCGTCGTCCGGCCACAGCAGCTCGCACAGCTCGCCCCGCGGCACCGGCCGACCGCGGCGGGCGATGAGGATCTTGAGTAGCGTGCGGGCCTGCCGCGAACGCCACGCCGGCAGCGGCACCGGCTGCCCACCGACCACCACGTCGAAGCGTCCCAGCACGCACACCCGGACCGGCGCCGCCTCGACCGGCAGCAGCGGCGCGCCATCCACGGCCGGCACACCGAGGGCGACCAGGCGTTTCGCCGCCTCCCGCGCCGCCCACCGCTGCGGGCCGTCGGCGCCGGGCAGCCGGCCGAGGAGTACCCGCACGCGGTCGGCCGCCGGCTGCGCGCCCGCCCGGCACCAGATCGCCTCCGCCTCGGCGAGCGCCGTGCGTGCCGGCCCCGCCTCGCCACCGACCGCGGCCGCCAGTTCGAGCGCCTCGGCGAGCACGTCCGCCTGGCGGCACTCCCGCGCCGCCGCGACGGCTCGCGTGGCACACCGTCCCGCCTCGGCCGCGTCGCCGCACGCCAGCGCCACCCATCCGTGCGCGAGGTGCGCCTGCGCCGCGAAGCCCGGCCCGGTCGCCATCCGGTTGTCCGCCGCCGCGCTGGCCGACGAGGCCGCCTCGCGCGCCGCGTCCGGCTCGCCGCAGTCGACGAGCACCCGGGCGAGGCCGACCAGCGCGGGCACGAGGATCTGCAGCTCGGCGTGGCCGCGGGCCAGCTCGGCCGCCTCCTCGAACGCGATCCGCGCCTGCTGCCGCCGCCCGAGCAGGCGGTTGACCTCGCCGAGCCCGTACAGCCCGGGTGCCGTGCGGCTCAACCCCGCGCGGTGGGAGACCTGGATGGACCGTTCGAAGTGGAGGGTCGCCTCGTCGTACCGCCCCAGCCTGGTCAGCGCCTCGCCGGCGTTGTGCAGGGCCGTCACCAGTACACCCGGCGGCCCGCCCACCTCGGCGGCGCGCACCGCCCGGGCCGCCACGCGCAGCGCCTGCGGGTACCGGGCGTCGCGCAGCAGGCAGTCCGCCTGGTTGGCGAGCAGGCGGGCCTGGCGCACCACGTCGCCGGCCCGCTCGGCGGCGGCGAGGGCGCGGGCCAGGTGCTCGTCACGGCGTACGCCCACGGCGATGTGCGCGGCCGCCAGATGCGCCGCCGCCCACGCCCGGTCGTCACCGGCCAGCTCCGCGGCGGCCAGCGCCTCGGCGGCGACCGTGGCCGCCCGCTCGGTCTCGCCGAGCACCACGAGGACGGTCGCGCGGCCGGCCAGCACCTGGACGCCGTCGCCGCACGTACCACCGGCGACGCGGTCGAGGATGTCGAGCGCGCCGCGGTAGTCGCCGCGCATGTAGTGCAGCATCGCGGCCCGCCAGGCGAGTGCGGCGGGCCAGCGCCCGTCGCGCTCCGCCTCGGCCACCAGCGGTGCGAACGCGCGGGTCGCGCCGGCCACGTCACCGGCCATCCGCAGGGCGTCGGCGCGCAGCAGGCGCAGCCGCGGGGTACGGCGGGCGGGCGGCAGCGCGTCGACAAGCCGGGCCACTTCGGGGCCGCCACCGGCCGCCAGCATCTCGTCGCCGCGCGCCTCGACAAGCGCAGCCGCGCGCTCGTCGTCGCCGTCCGCCGCGAAGGTCTGCGCCGCCGCAAGGGGGTGGCCGTTGTCCCGGTACCACCGCGCGGCCTCGGCCCGCCGCCCGCGCCGCGCTGTCCCGGCCCGGTGCGCGACGACCGCGCGGATCACCGGCACGACCCGGAGCGCGCCGGGGCTGCGGTCCGGCACGACCACCCCGGCGGCCGCCAGTCCGCGCAGCGCGGCGGCCATCGCGCCGGCACCGTCCTCAGTGGATCGTTCGAGTGCCGCGCACAGCGGCTCGGACAGCGGGCCGAGGTCGGCGACCGTGTCGAGGAAGTGCCCGGCCGGAGCCGGCAGCTCGGCGAGCACCTGGTCGCGCACCCACGAAGCGCCCGCCGTGCCCGGCTCGGAGAGCGCGGCCAGCAGGTCGTGCCGCCCCGCGCCGGCCCGGTCGAGAGCTGTGCCGGCGAGGTGCACGAGGGCCGGCCAGCCGGCGGTCAGCTCGTACGCCAGGTAGGCGAGGTCGGCGTCACCCACCCCGTGCTCGTCGCGGAGCGTGCGGAGCACCTGGTCACGGGAGAGCGCGAGGTCCGCGGGGCCGCGCTCGGTGACCGGGCCGGGGAGCGCGGCCACCGCCTCCGGCGCCAGTGGGCGGCGAGCGGCCAGCGACACCCGCACGCGGTCGCCGAGGCCGGCCGCCCAGCGGGCCAGCCGCACCTGCTCCGCGGCGCTGAGCCGGCAGACGTCGTCGACGCCGATGTCGAGAGTGGACACTTCGGAGAACGCGGGCACCACAGCGCACGCGCTCTCCAGCGCCGTCGTCTTGCCGTATCCGGCGGCGGCGACCATGACGAGACAGCCGGGGGGTGCCACGCAATCACTATCGACGGCCATGCACCGGTCGGCCGTGGGGCTGTCGCGTAGCCGACGCGACGTATCTGAGCCGTACCCCCGCTTCTCGCGCGCTCCCCGGACCCCGTGCCCCGGGGAACGCGCGAACCCCCGACCCGTAGAGGCTCCCGACCACCCCTCAGCACCGGGTCAGCATGGCGTCATCGTTTGCTCCCGCGCCCGGCGGCCGGCGATGATGCGCCCATGGACACGGGGGAGATCGCCATGCTGCGGCTCGTCGCGCAGCGTGTGGCCGGGCCGGGCCACACCGGCGCCTCGGCCGCCGTGCGCTGGCTGGCCGCCGCGCAGGCGCAGGACCACGGCGGCGCGATCACCTCGGTCGCCCTCCGCACCGCCGGCGGCACGCGCGCCGGCGTGGAGGCGGCCTTCGACCGGGGCGAGGTGGTCAAGTCGTGGCCGCTGCGCGGCACACTCCACCTTGTCGCGGCCGAGGACCTGCCGTGGATCCTCACCCTCGGGGCGCCGCGTGTGATCGCCAAGACCGCCGCCCGCCGCGCCGGGCTCGCACTCGACGACAAGACGA is part of the Phytohabitans houttuyneae genome and harbors:
- a CDS encoding calcium-binding protein produces the protein MRARARAALWVVAGLIAAGTASAVGAPAQAVDVCDVDFGLYIAGTESADYLVGTSGPDLIRGYGGDDVIEGGGGNDTIIGGPGNDLLIGGPCDDTIKGNEDNDQLVGFDGDDEINGNLGDDLILGGPGADTIDGGQGNDECSDEPSTDVSYIIYLINYVPTYPC